The Micromonas commoda chromosome 6, complete sequence genome includes the window CGCGTTTAAGTGCCACCGGGTGCGAGACGCCGGGGTCGAGACGATCCATCCGGTGCACGCGGTGGCGTTTCACCCGTGGGGAacgttcgcgacgggcggaggcgacggtgTCGTCAACGTGTGGGACGGCGCGCACAAGAAGAGGCTGTATCAGTACCCCAAATACGCCACGTcaatcgccgcgctcgctttcaacgccgacggggacaagttggcggtggcggcgagttACGTGGGCGAGAgcggggacgcgcccgcgccgagggacgcggtgTACGTGAGGAAGGTGGAGCCAGGGGAGGTGACGCCCAAGAGCGGGGTGCCGAAGTAGTCGATGAGTCGCTAGCCGCGCCGTGGTTCTCCGTGTCGACGATGCGTGTGTTGGATCTAAATTTTACTTCAAAAAACCCAACTGCCGATAGGAACCGATGATCCGTggcactccttgcaccgagagcgctgacgaccgtgctcgcagattgctGACCCACCACAGTCCTTGCACAcagagcgccgacggccgtgctTGCAGATTGCTGACCCACCACagtccttgcactgagagcgatgacgaccgtgctcacagatttgagacccaccgcactccttgcactgagagcgccgacggccgtgctcgcagactgatgcaccaccgcactccttgcaatgagagcgctgacgaccgtgctcgcagattgctGATCCGCCGCACTGCTTGCACTGAgcgcgctgacgaccgtgctcgcagattgatgcaccaccgcactccttgcagtatcTGCGCTGACGACCATGCTCGCAGActgatgcaccaccgcactccttgcaccgagagcgcacacgaccgtgctcgcagattgatgcaccaccgcactccttgcactgagcgcgctgacgaccgtgctcgcagatttcagacccaccgcactccttgcacacagagcgccgacggccgtgctcgcagatttgagacccaccgcactccttgcactgagagcgatgacgaccgtgctcgcagatttgagacccgccgcactccttgcactgagagcgcctgcggccgtgctcgcagattgatgcaccaccgcactccttgcaatgagagcgctgacgaccgtgctcgcagattgctgatccgccgcactccttgcactgagcgcgctgacgaccgtgctcgcagattgctgatccgccgcactccttgcaccgagagcgccgacgaccgtgctcgcagaaaCCAGACTTTGGAGTTGGCTTATCGCTCCAGTCTCGCTGTCTCTTCACGCCCCGCTGCGCGGGCGCTGAACCCAACCCTACGTTCACAGGTCGCGCATCCATCATCCTGCGGATCCTGGGCTCAACCcccttcttctccgccgccacccttGCTCAGGTACTCGAGCACTCTGAACGAACGCCCCTGCAAGATCTCACGTTTCTGCTCCCTCTTCCACTGATTGATGTCCTCCCACTGctccgcggtgacgggcACCGAGTTGGCTCTTATCTTGCGGTGGACGTCCCACGAGGacaccgcgacgatggcccccgcggcgaggaactgCAGCAGCTTCGACGGGGCCCCACCGCTCATGCGGCAGCCCCGCGCTGAATTTTTTGCGATGACGTCGCTCCCCGGAACCTTCTAAGTTAACAGCACCGACAAAGTAGACCCGCACACGGAGATGCGCgcagccgcgacgagccgcgcgacTGGAGGGACCGCGATGGTGATGCGGTCTGCGACATgcaggcgcgccgcggagtgcatgcgccgcgccgcgaccgcgcctcGACTCCGAGCGACGGATCGCCCGACGCATCATCGCCGGCTCCACCCGGCTTCCACCGCAGCCGTCGCGacacgcgcggacgcggctgAGCCGTCTCCGACCGGAACGACGggggctcccgcgccgcgcgccaaagGCGTTAAGCTCCCCGCGTTCGATtacaccgcgctcgtcgcgtccgtgtgcgaggtgcgcgcgttGGGCGTGCCCACGAAGgtggagctcgccgcgcaggccgaCGCCTACACCCTCGTGCTCGGCCTGCGTGGCATCGACGGAAACGTCGCGCTGCACGTGTCCTggcaccccgacgccgcgcgcgtgtgcctcggaccgcccccgccgaggatCCACAAGACCGAGCAGCTATCGTTCGGCGAGCAGTGCCACGCGCTGCTCAGGAACCTCGtgctgacgcgcgcggcgctgcccgAGCCGTGGGAGAGGGTCGCGACGTTCTCATTCGCCGATCGGCCCGGAGACGAACCGCGGTTCACGCTGCACTGCGAGGTCATGGGACGCAACAGCAACGCCGTGCTGGTGGACGATGCCACGGGGaagatcgccgcgtgcgcctaCCAGGTGGGAGCCGCGCAAACGTCCGTGCGACCGCTGTCGCCGGGGTTTGAGTAccgaccgccaccgcctgcgCCGGGCGTAGCTccgaacgacgcgcccgccctcgcggagtGGCGCGATATCGTcacgagagcggcggcgttggtCGCGGACGACCGGGTCAAATCGTCCAAAAGTAAGGGGGGAACTAAGGGAGGAACCGGGCACGGGCAGCAGCCGACGCCCGGGGTGGAGAAGGGTATGGTTCGCGCGTTTCGCGGCGTGagcccggcgctcgcggcgacgctcctcgccggctccggcgcgaacgtcggtTCCTCGGACCCTTCGCCGTCCGCCCTtaccgacgacgcgtggcgcgcgctccacgaggagtggcggcggtgggtggACGCGTtgaccggcgcggtggacgcggtcggcggcggcggcggaggtggcggaggaggcggcga containing:
- the HPF_5 gene encoding cysteine-rich protein with zinc finger (Cystein-rich protein domains are also occuring in antifreeze proteins from insects) → MMDARPVNVGLGSAPAQRGVKRQRDWSDKPTPKSGFCEHGRRRSRCKECGGSAICEHGRQRAQCKECGGSAICEHGRQRSHCKECGGASICEHGRRRSQCKECGGSQICEHGRHRSQCKECGGSQICEHGRRRSVCKECGGSEICEHGRQRAQCKECGGASICEHGRVRSRCKECGGASVCEHGRQRRYCKECGGASICEHGRQRAQCKQCGGSAICEHGRQRSHCKECGGASVCEHGRRRSQCKECGGSQICEHGRHRSQCKDCGGSAICKHGRRRSVCKDCGGSAICEHGRQRSRCKECHGSSVPIGSWVF